Genomic DNA from Rhodothermales bacterium:
ACACCAGCGACACATCGCTCCGGCCCCAGGCCATTCTGCCCGGTGGCAGTTATCCCGAAGGTCCCATCGACACCCTGATCCTGGAGTCCACCCTGGGCGCCGATCCGGACGCGGAGACGACCACCCGCAAGACCGAAGAGCGTCGCTTTGGCGAGGCGGTCAAGGAAACACTCGATCGAGGGGGCACGGTGCTGGTGCCAGTCTTTGCGCTGGGTCGCGGGCAGGAGGTCCTGGCAATGATCGACCGGTTCAAGCGGCGCGGTCTCATCGATGAGGATACTCCGGTCTATTCGGCAGGCCTCATGCGAGCGATTTCCGATGTGTATGACAAGACGCGGTTCAGTACCCCACGTCTGAACAACGATTTCGAGGTCTACGGTGTCGAACAGAAGCGCCTTCCGCGCAGCCAGGCCGGCCTGACTCGGGCCATCCAGGAGCCCGGCATTCTCGTCGTGGGCAGCGGCATGATGTTCGAGCGAACCATCTCCAACAAGATTGCACAGGAGATGGTGGAGAACGAAAAGAACGCCATCCTGCTGGTAGGCTACGCTAGGGAGGACTCGCCGGCCCACCGCCTCATGGAGGCCGAGGGGCACGAGCCCGAGGTGATTCTGGACGAGCATCGCGGCCCCCAGACGTTGCGCTGTAGCGTCGGTCGCTTCCGATTCAGCGGTCACAGCCACCGACGCGATCTGTTGGACCTCGTCGAGCGCCTCGACCCGAAGCGGGTCATCCTGGTGCACGGTGACGAGCAGGCCCGCGAGTGGATGGCGGATAACATTCGCTACTTCAATCCGGCCATCGACGTG
This window encodes:
- a CDS encoding MBL fold metallo-hydrolase; the protein is MPEPYLVCLGKTDEIGASCHYLHIEGTGILLDAGADPEQEGEDSIPELALVRDRPDAWVDHVMISHAHHDHLGSLPVVIRTFPHVLVHMTRATRDLANVLLPSSARLQVKRLREGSSSAAPLFDVDELEAFEYLYLTHHLEIPFDLTGIRGARRVTGRLWDAGHVLGAAGLELEIQGEPTRRIFYTSDTSLRPQAILPGGSYPEGPIDTLILESTLGADPDAETTTRKTEERRFGEAVKETLDRGGTVLVPVFALGRGQEVLAMIDRFKRRGLIDEDTPVYSAGLMRAISDVYDKTRFSTPRLNNDFEVYGVEQKRLPRSQAGLTRAIQEPGILVVGSGMMFERTISNKIAQEMVENEKNAILLVGYAREDSPAHRLMEAEGHEPEVILDEHRGPQTLRCSVGRFRFSGHSHRRDLLDLVERLDPKRVILVHGDEQAREWMADNIRYFNPAIDVVTPAHGEEVALLPE